One part of the Andrena cerasifolii isolate SP2316 chromosome 4, iyAndCera1_principal, whole genome shotgun sequence genome encodes these proteins:
- the LOC143367951 gene encoding dynein axonemal heavy chain 17-like, with amino-acid sequence MGDKREDDKKEEDARFEYVYNYLSWSRKIKPDRWTKMMSNADFKEVITKFFGTASEMILVLQLTAAGLLVPYLGITQSKRKLTYFLKRSPELITEGNYKDLLIPGDMAPNPIEELAVLVEDVSSEASQTG; translated from the exons atgggTGATAAGAGGGAGGATGATAAAAAGGAGGAAGATGCACGATTCGAATACGTGTATAATTATCTTAGTTGGTCAAGAAAGATAAAGCCTGACAGATGGACGAAAATGATGTCAAACGCTGACTTCAAG GAGGTAATTACAAAGTTCTTCGGCACGGCGTCGGAGATGATCCTTGTGTTGCAACTGACAGCTGCCGGCCTCTTGGTACCCTACCTCGGGATAACGCAATCCAAGCGAAAGCTGACGTACTTCTTGAAGAGGAGCCCCGAACTAATCACCGAGGGCAATTACAAGGACTTGCTGATACCGGGGGACATGGCACCGAACCCGATCGAGGAATTAGCCGTTCTTGTCGAAGACGTTAGTTCTGAAGCTTCGCAGACCGGTTAA
- the LOC143367751 gene encoding uncharacterized protein LOC143367751 — translation MLVHLTTLLLVACATVYSKPAPEAPLSSYYPPSSSSSGISSASGSYGPPSYPDRYGPPQQESVVHKHVYVHVPPPEAPEYKSPKYIPPVAPPQKHYKIVFIKAPTPPTPTAPVLPPLPPQDEEKTLIYVLVKKPEEAPEVVLPTQAPTQPSKPEVYFIRYKTQKEVQSAEYGPPPQSPPPDSYGPPLSNSGVLIK, via the exons ATGTTGGTCCACCTG ACCACGCTACTGCTAGTAGCTTGCGCGACAGTCTACTCGAAGCCAGCTCCGGAAGCACCCTTGAGCTCGTACTACCCCCCATCCAGTAGTAGCAGTGGTATCTCAAGCGCATCTGGCAGTTACGGTCCACCTTCGTATCCGGACCGCTATGGACCGCCCCAGCAGGAGTCGGTTGTCCACAAACACGTCTACGTTCACGTACCACCTCCGGAGGCGCCGGAATACAAGTCACCCAAATACATACCTCCTGTGGCGCCACCGCAGAAACATTACAAGATCGTGTTCATAAAAGCACCAACGCCACCTACACCGACGGCCCCAGTTCTGCCGCCATTGCCTCCGCAAGACGAGGAGAAGACGCTGATCTACGTGCTCGTGAAGAAACCGGAAGAAGCGCCGGAGGTGGTGCTGCCGACGCAGGCCCCGACGCAACCTAGCAAACCAGAAGTCTACTTCATTCGATACAAGACACAG AAAGAAGTACAGAGTGCAGAATACGGACCTCCGCCACAATCACCACCTCCGGATAGCTATGGTCCTCCGCTATCAAATTCTGGGGTCCTTATTAAATAA